AAAGATCGAGTGAGTTGTGCTGTGTTTCTCTTAACTAAGACAGCAAGAATTTGGTGGGAAGCAACAAAGGTAACGATTAATGTTCAAACATTGAAATGGAATGAGTTTAAAGATTTGTTCTACGACAAGTACTTTCCTAGCGATGTTAAAGCCCGCAAGGTGAAAGAATTCTTGGAGCTAAAGCAAGGGACAATGAGCATGAATGATTACATCTTGAAGTTTGAAGAAGGTTCTCTTTTTGTTCCTTTCATTGCTAGCAACGACAAAGATGGAGCCGAGCATTTTATGCGGGGGTTGAGGGCGGAGATTCGAAGAGATGTTCGAATGTCGAAGGCTAATTCTTACAAGGAGATTGTTGAGAAAGCATTGATGGCCGAATACGATGAGAAAGAGATTGATAAAGAAAGACAATTCAGGAGGCAACAATTTGTCCAAAAGGGTCAAGCTTCAATTCATGGAGAAAAAGGAGGACACAAGGGGAAAGGAAAGAAAGAATATCGCGGTAAAGCTCCTGCGATGCCATCTGAATCAGATAAGCCTTTATGCCCTAAATGCCATAAACCACATAAAGGAGAGTGTCTAGTTGAAAGCAACAAATGTTATAGATGTGGAGGAGTTGGGCACATTGCCATCAATTGCACTCAATCATCGGGCAAGGGTCGAGTTCAGGGGCGTATTTTCTCTTTAACCAAGGAAGGAGTTAATCCTGATTCGTCAATCATTTCAGGTACCATTCTTATTTCAGGAAAGGTAGCTACTACTCTTATTGATACTGGCGCCacacattcttttatatctgagcAATTTATGCATTCTCTGGGTCTTGTTCCTATTGGTGAAATTTTCCACTTTTCTATTGTGCTTCCTTCGGGAGATTATATTCATTCTTCAAGTGTGATTCGAGCGTGCCCTGTTCAAGTAGATGATGAATTGTTgaatgccgatttgattgtcatTCCCATGATTGAGTTTGATGTTATTTTGGAAATGGATTGGTTATCTACTTATCGAGCTGTGATAGATTGTGTAGCCAAGACAGTACGTTTTCCTTCAAAGCATGGTGATAGCAGGGTCTTCACGGGGTCAGGTACTTTCGCTTGgccattcttttatttcttgctTGCAAATGCAACGGATGTTGGTTAAGGGTTGTCATGGGTTTCTAGCATCGGTGGTGGATATAACTAGAGAAGGGAGTGGGAATGTGAGTGACATTGATATTGTGAGGGATTATCTTGATGTCTTTGCGGATGATATGCCGGGATTGCCACCGGATAGAGAGGTGGAATTTGTTATAGATATTGTACCAAGTACCGCACCGATTTCTAAAGCCCCTTATCGAATGGCCCCAACTaaaatgaaagagttgaagaatCAATTGCAAGAGTTATTAGATAAGGGCTTTATCAGACCAAGTTCATCTCCATGGGGGGCACCGGTAttattcatgaagaagaaagatgggtccttgagactatgtattgactatagagagatcaacaaagtaacgatcaagaacaaatatcctctaCCCAGaattgatgatctttttgatcagttgcaaggtgctactgtattttctaagattgatttgcggtcagggtaccatcaattgaaagtaaagGAGTGTGACATACCTAAGACGGCttttcgaaccaggtatggtcactacgagtttttGGTTATGTCGTTTGGattaactaatgctccttctATATTTATGGATCTTATGAATCGGGTTTTCAAGCCATATTTGAATAGTTTCATTAttgtattcattgatgatattttaatcTATTCAAAGACTCGAGATCTACATAGGGAGCATTTGAGGATCGTGTTACAGCAGTTGAGGGACAACCAGTTATATGCTACattcaagaagtgtgaattttggctgaagCAAGTTGCATTTTTAGGTCATATCGTTTCCAAGGAAGGAATTGCTGTGGATCCGGCTAAGATTGAAGCAGTTAAGAAGTGGCCGATTCCTTTGACAGTTTCTGGGGTACGAAGTTTCCTTGGgttggcagggtactatcgtcgttttattgctGATTTCTCTAAAATAGCCTTGCCACTTACTACTCTGACGAGAAAGACAGGTAAGTTTGAATGGACTAATGAATGTCAGCAAGTATTTCAAGTATTGAAGGACAAATTAACTTCAGCTCCAGTGTTAGCACTTCCTCAGGGAGTTGAAGACTTTGTGgtgtatacagatgcttcgaagaAAGGTCTCGGTgctgtgttgatgcagcgaggcaaagtcattgcttatgcttctcgtcaattgaagaattatgaaaagaactatccgactcatgatcctgagttggcagccgtggtatttgctttgaagatctggcaacattatttatatggcgtGAAATGTGAGATTTTCTCAGATCATAAAAGTCTTAAGTATCTCTTTACTCAGAAAGAACTTAACATGCATCAGAGAAGGTGGTTAgaacttgtgaaggattatgattgcactattagttaccacccaggaaaAGCGAATGTGGTTACTGATGCATTGAGCCAAAAGTCAGGTCTTCAATTGGGTTCTATGATTCAAAAGCCTTTGTTGTTGGATTTGCAGAGAAGTGAGATCGCATTGGTTGAGGAAGGTACGATCGCTCGACTTTCAGCCTTAGTTATTCGACCAACTTTGATTGACAGAATTAAGCATGAGAAACAGTTGGATAATCTTTTGTTGGACTTGAGAGCAAAGGCAGAGAAGAAGGGGAATTCTGAGTTTGGATTGAACAGTGATGGTCTGATTACATTTCAaggccgtatttgtgttcctgTTGGTGATGCTATTCGTCGTGATGTTTTGACGGAAGCTCATACTGCACCTTATTCAGTTCATCCAGggggcaccaagatgtatcaagatCTTCGTCAACTGTATTGGTgaccaggtatgaagaaagatatagcagtatttatttctgaatgcttgacttgtcagcaggtaaAGATTGAGCACCAACGACCGGCATGATTATTGCAATCCTTACCTATACCGCAATGGAAGTGGGAACACATCACTATGAATTCTGTTGTTGGGTTGCCGAGAACTCAGAAGGGCTataattctatttgggtgatcgtggatcgattgacca
The Primulina tabacum isolate GXHZ01 chromosome 9, ASM2559414v2, whole genome shotgun sequence DNA segment above includes these coding regions:
- the LOC142556951 gene encoding uncharacterized protein LOC142556951; translation: MPPKRKAPEVPPRRRVGEDRDSTSSNVVDEFGRLLHEQAKVHGEQIQQLLRLQTPVQGRGQGRDQGVQERVVEGAYDKFKKMNPPKFVGNSDPLIAMEWVKAVEATARIWWEATKVTINVQTLKWNEFKDLFYDKYFPSDVKARKVKEFLELKQGTMSMNDYILKFEEGSLFVPFIASNDKDGAEHFMRGLRAEIRRDVRMSKANSYKEIVEKALMAEYDEKEIDKERQFRRQQFVQKGQASIHGEKGGHKGKGKKEYRGKAPAMPSESDKPLCPKCHKPHKGECLVESNKCYRCGGVGHIAINCTQSSGKGRVQGRIFSLTKEGVNPDSSIISGTILISGKVATTLIDTGATHSFISEQFMHSLGLVPIGEIFHFSIVLPSGDYIHSSSVIRACPVQVDDELLNADLIVIPMIEFDVILEMDWLSTYRAVIDCVAKTVRFPSKHGDSRVFTGSASVVDITREGSGNVSDIDIVRDYLDVFADDMPGLPPDREVEFVIDIVPRYHQLKVKECDIPKTAFRTRYGHYEFLVMSFGLTNAPSIFMDLMNRVFKPYLNSFIIVFIDDILIYSKTRDLHREHLRIVLQQLRDNQLYATFKKCEFWLKQVAFLGHIVSKEGIAVDPAKIEAVKKWPIPLTVSGVRSFLGLAGYYRRFIADFSKIALPLTTLTRKTGKFEWTNECQQVFQVLKDKLTSAPVLALPQGVEDFVVYTDASKKGLGAVLMQRDHKSLKYLFTQKELNMHQRRWLELVKDYDCTISYHPGKANVVTDALSQKSGLQLGSMIQKPLLLDLQRSEIALVEEGTIARLSALVIRPTLIDRIKHEKQLDNLLLDLRAKAEKKGNSEFGLNSDGLITFQGRICVPVGDAIRRDVLTEAHTAPYSVHPGGTKMYQDLRQLYW